The DNA window AGTCGGCAGTTCAGCAATCGTCTCCCGGCAGACAAACCGTTCGTGGTTGAGGCGGTAACTAATTAAGTCAGCAATGCTAATAATTTTCAGTTGGTGAGTCTTGGCGTACTCGATTAACTGTGGCAACCGCGCCATCGACCCATCGGGATTTTGAATTTCACAGATCACCCCAGCCGGGTACAATCCCGCCAATCTTGCCAAATCAACACCGGCTTCTGTATGACCGGCTCGTTTCAGGACGCCTCCTTCCCGCGCCCGCAAGGGGAAAATGTGACCGGGACGGCGCAAGTCATTCGGCTGGGTTGCTGGGTTAAGGGCGACTTGTATCGTCACCGCCCTATCCTCCGCTGAGATGCCGGTACGAACTCCCATATTCGGTGCGGCGTCGATGCTGACGGTGAAGGCAGTTTGGTTGCTGTCGGTGTTGTTGCTAACCATCAAGGGCAGATCCAGTTCGTCCAAGCGATCGCCTGTCAGCGCCAGACAAATCAAACCCCTTGCATTCACCGCCATAAAATTAATCATGTCGGGCGTGGCGAACTGAGCCGCGCCAATCAAGTCGCCTTCGTTTTCCCGGCTCTCATCATCTACTACCACGACCACCCGCCCAGCCTTCAGGTCTGCCAAGGCGGCGTCAATCGCGTCAAATTTAAACGGTTGGGTTGAAGAAGCGCGATTTTGCGCCTCTTTGCTTTGAGACAATTCCACAGATTAATTAGCGCAATAAACCATAGATCCAGTATCTCTTTTTGAGAGTAGCCTGTGGGCAGCCCCCAGCGGCGCGATCGCGCGAATTCGACGGCGATCGCTCAAATTGATACTTATCGTCTGTAGACTTATCGTTATCTAAAACAACCTTCTTTCTCAATTATGGCGGCTAATCCCGAACTCGAAAAATTTGGCAAACAACTCCGAAAATTAAGAAAGACACGCGAACTTTCCCAGGAAAAATTAGCAGAATTAACCGGGTTACACCGCACTTACATCGGTGGTATTGAGCGGGGCGAGAGAAATGTTTCCCTTGTTAATATCGTCCGTTTAGCAAAAGCTTTAAGCGTATCTCCCTCCGAGTTGTTAAAACAAATTGAATAAATGAATCTCACATTATTAGTTTTTTTAAAGTTATCTCTATGAAAGTAATTCGATTGAAATACAAAATATTACCGTTTTGAGATTAAAATATAAGCTTAGAAAATGATTATATAAATAACTAAATTGAGATTCATAGATAGTAGTTTAAAAAAACTGATTTTTTTTATCTTCTATATTCTATAGCGCGGACGCCCTCAGCTAT is part of the Coleofasciculus sp. FACHB-T130 genome and encodes:
- a CDS encoding helix-turn-helix transcriptional regulator, whose product is MAANPELEKFGKQLRKLRKTRELSQEKLAELTGLHRTYIGGIERGERNVSLVNIVRLAKALSVSPSELLKQIE